One Leucobacter muris DNA segment encodes these proteins:
- a CDS encoding NAD-dependent succinate-semialdehyde dehydrogenase: protein MALKPNEQELLDRVESGLGIGGKWEASTSGATFDVTDPATGEVIKTIADATVEDAVRALDAAVEAQEEWGNTPTRVRSNILRRAFDLLMERKEEFALLMAMEMGKPIAEARGEVVYGGEFLRWFSEEAVRVQGDYRQNPEGTGNMVVSHIPVGPCYFITPWNFPLAMATRKIAPALAAGCTSVIKPAALTPLTTIFFVQLLEEAGLPAGVVNVVPTSKSSAQSSALLSDPRLRKLSFTGSTPVGVKLLEAAAQNVLRTSMELGGNAPFVVFEDADLDKAVEGAMLAKFRNIGQACTAANRIIVHESVADEFARRVGEKVAAMKIGRGADEGNDIGALVEEKAVANTARLVADAVETGGTIVTGGEPIDGPGNFFQPTVIDNLGPQAAIMREEIFGPVLGIVRFSTEDEAVEIANNTEYGLVSYVFTENLARGHRMIEKLETGMMGLNTGLVSNAAAPFGGVKQSGIGREGGFDGIHEFLSTKYTLIPRS from the coding sequence ATGGCACTGAAGCCCAACGAGCAGGAACTGCTCGATCGTGTTGAGTCCGGTCTCGGTATCGGCGGCAAGTGGGAAGCGTCCACCTCGGGCGCGACCTTCGACGTGACCGACCCCGCCACCGGCGAGGTCATCAAGACCATCGCCGACGCGACCGTCGAGGACGCGGTGCGCGCGCTCGACGCGGCCGTCGAGGCGCAGGAGGAGTGGGGCAACACCCCCACCCGCGTGCGCTCGAACATCCTGCGCCGCGCGTTCGATTTGCTGATGGAGCGCAAGGAGGAGTTCGCGCTGCTCATGGCCATGGAGATGGGCAAGCCCATCGCCGAGGCCCGCGGCGAGGTCGTGTACGGCGGCGAGTTCCTGCGCTGGTTCTCGGAGGAGGCCGTGCGCGTGCAGGGAGACTACCGCCAGAACCCCGAGGGCACCGGCAACATGGTGGTCTCGCATATCCCCGTCGGCCCGTGCTACTTCATCACGCCGTGGAACTTCCCGCTGGCGATGGCGACCCGCAAGATCGCTCCGGCACTCGCCGCGGGCTGCACCTCGGTGATCAAGCCGGCTGCGCTGACTCCGCTGACCACGATCTTCTTCGTACAGCTGCTCGAGGAGGCGGGCCTCCCCGCCGGCGTGGTGAACGTCGTGCCGACCTCGAAGTCGAGCGCTCAGTCGTCGGCGCTGCTGTCGGATCCCCGCCTGCGCAAGCTGTCGTTCACGGGCTCCACCCCGGTGGGCGTGAAGCTGCTCGAGGCCGCCGCTCAGAACGTGCTGCGCACTTCGATGGAGCTCGGCGGCAACGCGCCGTTCGTCGTGTTCGAGGACGCGGATCTCGATAAGGCCGTCGAGGGCGCCATGCTCGCGAAGTTCCGCAACATCGGCCAGGCCTGCACCGCGGCGAACCGCATCATCGTGCACGAGAGCGTGGCCGACGAGTTCGCGCGCCGCGTGGGCGAGAAGGTCGCGGCGATGAAGATCGGCCGCGGCGCCGACGAGGGCAACGACATCGGCGCGCTGGTCGAGGAGAAGGCCGTGGCCAACACGGCCCGCCTCGTGGCCGACGCCGTCGAGACCGGCGGCACCATCGTCACCGGTGGTGAGCCGATCGACGGCCCCGGCAACTTCTTCCAGCCGACCGTGATCGACAACCTCGGCCCGCAGGCCGCGATCATGCGCGAGGAGATCTTCGGCCCGGTGCTCGGCATCGTGCGCTTCTCCACCGAGGACGAGGCGGTCGAGATCGCCAACAACACCGAGTACGGCCTCGTGAGCTACGTGTTCACCGAGAACCTCGCTCGCGGTCACCGCATGATCGAGAAGCTCGAGACCGGCATGATGGGCCTGAACACGGGCCTCGTGTCGAACGCCGCGGCTCCGTTCGGCGGCGTGAAGCAGTCGGGCATCGGCCGCGAGGGCGGCTTCGACGGCATCCACGAGTTCCTGTCGACGAAGTACACGCTGATCCCGCGCTCGTAG
- the rsmD gene encoding 16S rRNA (guanine(966)-N(2))-methyltransferase RsmD → MTRIIAGAAGSLRLDVPRSGTRPTSDRVREAIFSALESWGLIDGARVLDLYAGSGALGLEAASRGAAAVTLVEKHLQAAQVAGRNARTVLGAFTRSGSAPLVEVVRQSVQAFLDSAGENPAAPRWDVALIDPPYDLGDAELAANLAALVPLLADDAAVLVERSTRSPEPEWPAGLAPVREKRYGETALWWAEPA, encoded by the coding sequence ATGACCAGAATCATCGCCGGAGCCGCCGGATCGCTGCGCCTCGACGTGCCCCGTTCCGGCACGCGGCCCACGAGCGATCGCGTGCGCGAGGCGATCTTCTCGGCGCTCGAGTCGTGGGGCCTCATCGACGGCGCACGCGTGCTCGACCTCTACGCGGGCTCGGGCGCTCTGGGCCTCGAGGCGGCGAGCCGCGGTGCAGCCGCCGTCACGCTCGTCGAGAAGCATCTCCAGGCGGCGCAGGTCGCGGGTCGCAACGCGCGAACGGTGCTCGGGGCGTTCACGCGCTCCGGATCGGCCCCCCTCGTCGAGGTCGTGCGGCAGTCGGTCCAGGCGTTCCTCGACTCGGCCGGGGAGAATCCGGCCGCTCCGCGCTGGGATGTCGCGCTCATCGACCCGCCCTACGATCTCGGGGACGCCGAGCTCGCGGCGAACCTCGCCGCGCTCGTGCCGCTGCTCGCCGACGACGCCGCCGTGCTCGTGGAGCGCAGCACCCGCTCCCCCGAGCCGGAGTGGCCCGCGGGGCTGGCTCCGGTGCGCGAGAAGCGCTACGGCGAGACCGCGCTGTGGTGGGCAGAGCCCGCCTGA
- a CDS encoding ATP-dependent DNA helicase RecG: MTQATLDTRLDGVVGARTAKPLQRAFEMLTVGDLLHHFPRRYSRRGELTPLRGLPTGEQITVVAQVLDVRERRMQRRNGSLLEARITDGTGTLTLTFFNQQWRSRELVAGRRGIFAGKVSEYRGNLQLQHPEYELFENRDEAPGAEQLDEAAAKAWAETPVPIYPATAQMPSWTIQRAVELALDALGPVTDPLPAEIRDAEGVMAYGRALELIHRPQTDADWRGAQQSLRFREAFELQLALLDRRRRAGLESSTPRPLTSGAAGKPGPLDRFDAALPFDLTGDQRLAGDTISAELAQSHPMHRLLQGEAGSGKTLVALRAMLQVAGSDGQSALLAPTEVLAAQHFRSITEALGPDLTAELNPVLLTGRMPAAERKRALLSLASGTCRIAVGTHALISEGVAFYDLGFIVVDEQHRFGVEQREALRRKGASPHVLAMTATPIPRTVALTTFGDLEVTTIRELPPGRQGIETFTVPELEMPNRAARVWARAAEDLAGGRQVYVVCPAISAGEVDPELDGDETGAEERPRPLANVEDTVAELRRRPEFAGVQIEGLDGGMASDEKDRVMRGFADGRIGVLVATTVIEVGVNVPNATIMIVRDADRFGISQLHQLRGRVGRGEHAGLCLLMTTAEQGSVARERIEAVAATSDGFALAEVDLELRREGDILGTAQSGGRSTLRLLRVAEHGELIAHAREVAAALLEHDPELETAPGLAELIAREYEAGLLDNLAKS; this comes from the coding sequence ATGACCCAGGCCACGCTCGACACCCGCCTCGACGGTGTCGTGGGAGCGCGCACGGCGAAGCCGCTGCAGCGGGCCTTCGAGATGCTCACGGTCGGCGACCTGCTGCACCACTTCCCGCGCCGCTACTCCCGGCGGGGCGAGCTGACGCCGCTGCGCGGGCTGCCGACGGGCGAGCAGATCACGGTGGTCGCCCAGGTGCTCGACGTGCGCGAGCGCCGCATGCAGCGCCGCAACGGCAGCCTCCTCGAAGCCCGCATCACCGACGGAACGGGAACGCTCACGCTCACCTTCTTCAACCAGCAGTGGCGCAGCCGGGAGCTGGTGGCGGGGCGACGGGGCATCTTCGCGGGCAAGGTCAGCGAGTACCGGGGCAACCTGCAGCTGCAGCACCCCGAGTACGAGCTGTTCGAGAACCGCGATGAGGCCCCCGGCGCAGAGCAGCTCGACGAGGCGGCGGCGAAGGCGTGGGCCGAGACGCCGGTGCCGATCTACCCGGCCACCGCGCAGATGCCCAGCTGGACCATCCAGCGGGCCGTCGAACTCGCCCTCGACGCTCTCGGGCCGGTGACCGACCCGCTGCCCGCCGAGATCCGCGACGCCGAGGGGGTCATGGCCTACGGGCGGGCGCTCGAGCTGATCCACCGCCCGCAGACCGATGCCGACTGGCGCGGCGCGCAGCAGAGTCTGCGCTTCCGCGAGGCGTTCGAGCTGCAACTCGCGCTGCTCGATCGCCGGCGTCGCGCCGGGCTCGAATCCAGCACCCCGAGGCCGCTCACGAGCGGCGCGGCGGGCAAGCCGGGCCCGCTCGACCGATTCGACGCCGCCCTGCCCTTCGACCTCACCGGCGACCAGCGCCTCGCGGGTGACACGATCTCGGCCGAGCTCGCTCAATCGCACCCGATGCACCGTCTGCTGCAGGGCGAGGCCGGGTCGGGCAAGACGCTCGTGGCGCTGCGCGCCATGCTGCAGGTCGCGGGCAGCGATGGCCAGAGCGCGCTGCTCGCGCCCACCGAGGTGCTCGCGGCGCAGCACTTCCGCTCGATCACGGAGGCGCTCGGCCCCGACCTCACGGCCGAGCTGAACCCCGTGCTGCTCACGGGCCGCATGCCGGCCGCCGAGCGCAAGCGGGCGCTGCTCTCGCTCGCCTCGGGCACCTGCCGCATCGCGGTCGGCACGCACGCCCTCATCAGCGAGGGGGTCGCGTTCTACGACCTCGGGTTCATCGTGGTCGACGAGCAGCACCGCTTCGGCGTCGAGCAGCGCGAGGCGCTGAGGCGCAAGGGGGCTTCGCCCCACGTGCTCGCGATGACCGCCACCCCCATTCCGCGCACGGTCGCGCTCACGACCTTCGGCGACCTCGAGGTGACCACGATCAGAGAGCTGCCGCCCGGGCGGCAGGGCATCGAGACCTTCACCGTGCCCGAACTCGAGATGCCGAACCGCGCGGCCCGCGTGTGGGCGCGCGCTGCGGAAGACCTCGCGGGAGGCCGACAGGTGTACGTCGTCTGCCCGGCGATCTCGGCGGGCGAGGTCGATCCCGAGCTCGACGGCGACGAGACGGGCGCCGAGGAGCGGCCGCGGCCGCTCGCGAACGTCGAGGATACCGTCGCCGAGTTGCGCCGCCGCCCCGAGTTCGCGGGCGTGCAGATCGAGGGGCTCGACGGCGGCATGGCCTCCGACGAGAAGGACCGCGTGATGCGGGGCTTCGCCGATGGGCGCATCGGCGTGCTCGTCGCCACGACCGTCATCGAGGTGGGCGTCAACGTGCCCAACGCCACGATCATGATCGTGCGCGACGCCGACCGCTTCGGCATCTCGCAGCTGCACCAGCTGCGCGGCCGGGTGGGGCGCGGCGAGCACGCGGGTCTCTGCCTGCTCATGACCACGGCCGAGCAGGGCTCTGTGGCGCGAGAGCGCATCGAGGCCGTCGCGGCGACCTCCGACGGTTTCGCGCTCGCCGAGGTCGATCTCGAACTGCGCCGCGAGGGCGACATCCTCGGTACGGCGCAGTCGGGAGGGCGGTCGACGCTGCGCCTGCTGCGCGTCGCCGAGCACGGCGAACTGATCGCGCACGCCCGCGAGGTGGCGGCGGCGCTGCTCGAGCACGATCCCGAGCTCGAGACCGCCCCGGGCCTCGCCGAGCTCATCGCCCGCGAGTACGAGGCGGGCCTGCTCGACAACCTCGCGAAGTCGTAG
- a CDS encoding ABC transporter ATP-binding protein — protein MIEARGLSKQYGKKTAVDDVSFSIRPGQVTGFLGPNGAGKSTSMRLMVGLDRPSAGTVTVNGRRYAESPAPLAEVGALLDAKGVHPGRSARSHLRALAATHGIPDRRVHEVLEQTGLGAVANKRVGGFSLGMGQRLGIAAALLGDPQTLILDEPVNGLDPDGVLWVRQLLRHLAGEGRTVLLSSHLMSEMAQTADHVIVLGRGRVVADAPIAEFVAGGQGAQGERVRVQSPDAARLAALLMNASGVELDPEGEQGFTARGIAAAEIGRAAAAHGIELHELSPLSSSLEDAYLALTRGELEYQSA, from the coding sequence ATGATCGAGGCACGAGGCCTGAGCAAGCAGTACGGCAAGAAGACCGCCGTCGACGACGTCAGCTTCTCGATCAGGCCGGGGCAGGTGACGGGATTCCTCGGCCCGAACGGTGCGGGCAAGTCGACGAGCATGCGTCTCATGGTGGGGCTGGACCGCCCCTCGGCGGGCACCGTCACCGTGAACGGCAGGCGCTACGCCGAGTCCCCGGCGCCGCTCGCCGAGGTGGGCGCGCTGCTCGACGCGAAGGGCGTGCATCCGGGCCGCAGCGCCCGCAGCCACCTGCGCGCCCTCGCCGCGACGCACGGCATCCCGGATCGCCGCGTGCACGAGGTGCTCGAGCAGACCGGGCTCGGGGCGGTCGCGAACAAGCGCGTCGGCGGCTTCTCGCTGGGCATGGGGCAGCGGCTCGGCATCGCGGCGGCGCTGCTCGGCGACCCGCAGACGCTCATCCTCGACGAGCCCGTGAACGGTCTCGACCCCGACGGCGTGCTGTGGGTGCGTCAGCTGCTGCGCCACCTCGCGGGCGAGGGACGCACCGTGCTGCTGTCGAGCCACCTGATGAGCGAGATGGCGCAGACCGCCGACCACGTGATCGTGCTCGGGCGCGGACGCGTGGTGGCCGACGCGCCCATCGCCGAGTTCGTAGCCGGGGGCCAGGGCGCGCAGGGCGAACGCGTGCGGGTGCAGAGCCCCGACGCCGCGAGGCTCGCTGCGCTGCTCATGAACGCCTCGGGCGTGGAGCTCGATCCGGAGGGGGAGCAGGGCTTCACGGCGCGCGGGATCGCTGCGGCCGAGATCGGCCGCGCCGCCGCCGCGCACGGCATCGAGCTGCACGAGCTCAGCCCTCTCTCGTCGTCGCTCGAGGACGCCTACCTCGCGCTCACCCGCGGCGAGCTCGAGTACCAGTCCGCGTGA
- a CDS encoding ABC transporter permease subunit, translated as MTSTITIDASQVPGQQAGGSAPAPEGRPAMGGAPRLTFGGVLRSERIKLSSLRSIRLTLLITALVGLGLSAMIALLWSGQMDGADAMMTSDPAGLQTYLLIVSTFTAPFLALVFGVLGVFAVTSEYSSGMILSTLTAVPRRTPVLIAKAIVTAAVAAATALVLVLGGLALAVAFLPQAAEQLGSTAVISGGLGTVAYLVLITLLAFGIATLLRSTAGGIAVIAGLTFVLPIAMQVLMLTGWEWLPTVSAYLPADLGGTLAAGISDSALPEAVTVDGEALAVGSGPGYWTALAAMTAWAVAALVPAAILFKRRDAR; from the coding sequence ATGACCTCCACCATCACCATCGACGCGAGCCAGGTGCCCGGCCAGCAGGCCGGCGGATCCGCGCCCGCTCCAGAAGGCCGCCCGGCCATGGGCGGCGCCCCGCGGCTCACCTTCGGCGGTGTGCTGCGCTCCGAGCGCATCAAGCTGTCGTCGCTGCGCAGCATCCGCCTCACCCTGCTCATCACCGCGCTCGTCGGCCTCGGGCTCAGCGCGATGATCGCCCTGCTGTGGAGCGGCCAGATGGACGGCGCCGACGCCATGATGACGTCGGATCCCGCCGGCCTGCAGACTTACCTGCTGATCGTGTCGACGTTCACCGCGCCGTTCCTGGCCCTCGTCTTCGGCGTGCTGGGCGTGTTCGCCGTCACGAGCGAGTATTCGAGCGGCATGATCCTCTCCACGCTTACCGCGGTGCCGCGTCGCACCCCGGTGCTGATCGCGAAGGCGATCGTGACCGCGGCCGTCGCCGCCGCGACGGCCCTCGTGCTCGTGCTCGGCGGCCTCGCGCTCGCCGTGGCGTTCCTGCCCCAGGCCGCTGAGCAGCTCGGCTCCACCGCGGTGATCTCGGGCGGACTCGGAACGGTGGCCTACCTCGTGCTCATCACGCTGCTCGCCTTCGGCATCGCGACGCTGCTGCGCTCGACCGCGGGCGGTATCGCGGTGATCGCGGGCCTCACGTTCGTGCTGCCGATCGCGATGCAGGTGCTCATGCTCACCGGATGGGAGTGGCTGCCCACCGTCTCCGCCTACCTGCCCGCCGACCTCGGCGGCACGCTCGCAGCGGGCATCTCCGACAGCGCGCTCCCCGAGGCCGTCACGGTCGACGGCGAGGCGCTCGCGGTCGGCTCCGGGCCCGGCTACTGGACGGCGCTCGCGGCGATGACCGCCTGGGCCGTCGCCGCCCTCGTGCCCGCCGCGATCCTCTTCAAGCGCCGCGACGCGCGCTGA
- a CDS encoding sensor histidine kinase has product MNAELSTAAEVRLPRSPGVIRRALAAHPLAVDVFIVTWYVLGCLLGVFIDLVAAQAPVDGLAVSDWFALPGYLHWPWWPLAVLRVLVIGAALLFRRRYPLAGLIVVTVAMLGDHGAQALASGVALLFMIYAVPVYRSVAAGWIGYAIVVVASVGGSLVSMLSGSTWSTTGEITPGGVVRAGDAAAMSIPDFIVVSVMTAIWYLAVLMLGINLGNRRRYLQAIIDRAHQLARERDQLAQLAVAEERSRIAREMHDIVAHSLSVMIALSEDAARAAQAAPDAAVDSMTRSAETGRTALAEMRRLLGALTEQGEQAELVPQPGVQDLPELARGFRDAGVDVSLEISGEASGDRGQDLAVYRVVQEGLTNVLRYAGTGARAEVRIERLPDRTVIEVRDFGAKPGSSAPVSGVGSGRGIAGLRERARVFGGEISAGPVAGPGAGWLLHAELPVSAAARERVPGDPAAQQEGGADDRDPEPDEERR; this is encoded by the coding sequence GTGAACGCAGAACTGTCGACCGCGGCCGAGGTGCGGCTGCCGCGCTCGCCGGGAGTGATCCGGCGGGCGCTGGCGGCGCACCCGCTCGCGGTCGACGTGTTCATCGTGACCTGGTACGTGCTCGGCTGCCTGCTCGGCGTGTTCATCGACCTCGTGGCCGCCCAGGCCCCGGTCGACGGCCTCGCCGTCTCCGACTGGTTCGCGCTGCCCGGCTACCTGCACTGGCCGTGGTGGCCGCTGGCCGTGCTGCGGGTACTGGTGATCGGCGCCGCGCTGCTCTTCAGACGCCGCTATCCGCTGGCGGGGCTCATCGTGGTGACGGTCGCCATGCTCGGCGACCACGGCGCCCAGGCGCTCGCGTCGGGCGTCGCACTGCTCTTCATGATCTACGCCGTTCCGGTCTACCGCAGCGTCGCCGCCGGATGGATCGGCTACGCGATCGTGGTCGTCGCGAGCGTGGGCGGCAGCCTCGTCTCGATGCTCTCGGGCTCGACGTGGAGCACCACCGGCGAGATCACCCCGGGTGGGGTCGTGCGCGCCGGTGACGCGGCCGCGATGTCGATCCCGGACTTCATCGTCGTGAGTGTGATGACCGCGATCTGGTACCTCGCGGTGCTGATGCTCGGTATCAACCTCGGCAACCGCCGCCGGTATCTGCAGGCGATCATCGACCGGGCGCACCAGCTCGCGCGGGAGCGCGACCAGCTCGCGCAGCTCGCGGTCGCCGAGGAGCGCTCGCGCATCGCCCGCGAGATGCACGACATCGTCGCCCACTCCCTGTCGGTCATGATCGCGCTCTCCGAGGATGCGGCGCGAGCCGCGCAGGCCGCCCCCGACGCGGCGGTCGACTCCATGACGCGCAGCGCCGAGACCGGGCGCACGGCCCTCGCCGAGATGCGGCGCCTGCTCGGCGCGCTCACCGAACAGGGCGAGCAGGCAGAACTCGTGCCGCAGCCGGGTGTGCAGGATCTGCCCGAGCTCGCGCGCGGCTTCCGCGACGCGGGCGTCGATGTGAGCCTCGAGATCTCGGGCGAGGCCTCCGGCGACCGCGGACAGGATCTCGCCGTGTACCGCGTGGTACAGGAGGGGCTCACGAACGTGCTGCGCTACGCGGGCACGGGCGCCCGGGCCGAGGTGCGGATCGAGCGCCTGCCCGACCGCACCGTGATCGAGGTGCGCGATTTCGGCGCGAAACCCGGATCGTCGGCGCCGGTATCCGGCGTCGGCTCGGGGCGCGGCATCGCCGGCCTGCGCGAGCGCGCGCGGGTGTTCGGCGGCGAGATCTCGGCGGGGCCCGTCGCGGGCCCCGGCGCGGGCTGGCTGCTGCACGCCGAGCTGCCCGTCAGCGCGGCGGCCCGCGAACGCGTGCCGGGCGATCCCGCCGCGCAGCAGGAGGGCGGCGCGGACGACCGAGATCCCGAACCCGACGAGGAGAGACGATGA
- a CDS encoding response regulator: MSDAQIRVMLVDDQELIRTGFRLVLLGEPGIDVVAEAADGEAALAELASLEASGGGCDVVLMDVRMPGMNGIEATGRIVAEHPATRVLVLTTFDLDEYATGAIQAGASGFLLKDARPDDLVDAIRRVAGGDAAMAPSVTRRLIEQLRLADPAQASSGSAAPEVSGAAGAPGADTDPHAVFEVLTERELDVLRLIAEGLNNAEISAELFLSESTVKTHVGRVLAKLQLRDRVHAVIFAKQHGL, translated from the coding sequence ATGAGCGACGCACAGATCCGGGTGATGCTGGTCGACGACCAGGAACTGATCCGCACGGGCTTCCGGCTCGTGCTGCTGGGGGAGCCCGGCATCGACGTGGTCGCAGAGGCCGCCGACGGCGAGGCGGCGCTCGCCGAGCTCGCGAGTCTGGAGGCGAGCGGCGGCGGGTGCGACGTGGTGCTCATGGACGTGCGCATGCCCGGCATGAACGGCATCGAGGCCACCGGCCGCATCGTCGCCGAGCACCCGGCGACGCGTGTGCTCGTGCTCACCACCTTCGATCTCGACGAGTACGCGACGGGAGCGATCCAGGCCGGCGCGAGCGGCTTCCTGCTCAAGGACGCCCGTCCCGACGACCTCGTCGATGCGATCCGCCGCGTCGCCGGCGGCGACGCCGCGATGGCGCCGAGCGTCACGCGCCGGCTCATCGAGCAGCTGCGACTCGCGGATCCGGCTCAGGCGTCGTCCGGCTCCGCAGCGCCCGAGGTGTCGGGCGCCGCCGGCGCTCCCGGCGCCGATACCGACCCGCACGCCGTGTTCGAGGTGCTCACCGAGCGCGAGCTCGACGTGCTGCGCCTCATCGCCGAGGGGCTCAACAACGCCGAGATCAGCGCCGAGCTCTTCCTCTCGGAGTCGACGGTGAAGACCCACGTCGGGCGCGTGCTCGCGAAGCTGCAGCTGCGCGACCGCGTGCACGCCGTCATCTTCGCGAAGCAGCACGGACTCTGA
- the coaD gene encoding pantetheine-phosphate adenylyltransferase yields the protein MSNIAVVPGSFDPITLGHLDVIRRAADIFDEVHVLVVHNPGKDAMLPISERVGLIQKALDEDPQMPKNILVASWSVGLLVDYCTEVGASVLVKGIRSQIDVAYETPMVIMNRSLAGVETVFLLPDPAHAHVSSTLVRQVSSMGGDVSQYVPPAVARFLAKTRPA from the coding sequence ATGAGCAATATCGCCGTCGTACCCGGGTCGTTCGACCCGATCACCCTCGGGCACCTCGACGTGATCCGTCGGGCTGCCGACATCTTCGACGAGGTGCACGTCCTCGTCGTGCACAACCCCGGCAAAGACGCGATGCTGCCGATCTCGGAGCGCGTCGGCCTGATCCAGAAGGCGCTCGACGAAGACCCCCAGATGCCGAAGAACATCCTCGTGGCGTCGTGGTCGGTCGGCCTGCTGGTCGACTACTGCACGGAGGTCGGGGCCTCGGTGCTCGTCAAGGGCATCCGCTCCCAGATCGACGTGGCCTACGAGACTCCCATGGTCATCATGAACCGCAGCCTCGCAGGCGTCGAGACCGTGTTCCTGCTGCCCGACCCGGCCCACGCGCACGTGTCGAGCACGCTGGTGCGCCAGGTCTCGTCGATGGGCGGCGACGTCTCGCAGTACGTGCCCCCGGCCGTGGCCCGCTTCCTCGCGAAGACGAGGCCCGCGTGA
- a CDS encoding YceD family protein: MSGARVFHENIRDIYNRPGEMRERTRTVAAPERLGEGLAWVAEGENLDLDLRLESVHEGILATVEVNTTVHAECGRCLKEFATPFQVEFQELFAYTPTEADEYGVHGDHVDLEPPLRDAVVLALPFQPVCRPDCPGLDPESGELREAEAAAESGAVDPRWAALAGYLAEEKDVDRSADPEGN, encoded by the coding sequence ATGAGCGGCGCACGAGTGTTCCACGAGAACATCCGCGACATCTACAATCGTCCGGGTGAGATGCGCGAGCGCACGCGCACCGTCGCGGCGCCCGAACGACTGGGCGAGGGGCTCGCCTGGGTGGCCGAGGGCGAGAACCTCGACCTCGACCTGCGGCTCGAGTCGGTGCACGAGGGCATCCTCGCCACCGTCGAGGTGAACACCACCGTGCACGCCGAGTGCGGGCGCTGCCTGAAAGAGTTCGCCACGCCGTTTCAAGTCGAGTTTCAGGAGCTTTTCGCGTATACTCCTACGGAGGCCGACGAGTATGGGGTTCACGGTGATCACGTGGATCTTGAACCCCCGCTCCGAGACGCGGTAGTGCTTGCACTGCCGTTCCAGCCAGTGTGTCGCCCGGACTGCCCGGGGCTCGATCCCGAGTCCGGTGAGTTGCGCGAGGCCGAGGCTGCAGCCGAGTCCGGCGCGGTTGATCCGCGATGGGCTGCGCTGGCCGGGTATCTGGCCGAGGAAAAAGACGTGGATCGGTCCGCCGATCCTGAAGGCAACTAG
- the rpmF gene encoding 50S ribosomal protein L32, translating into MAVPKRKMSRSNTRHRRSAWKAEAPKLVKTVENGRTVYSLPHRARVVEDSQGNALFLDYKGRKVADA; encoded by the coding sequence ATGGCTGTTCCCAAGCGCAAGATGTCGCGTTCGAACACCCGTCACCGCCGTTCGGCGTGGAAGGCCGAGGCCCCGAAGCTGGTGAAGACCGTCGAGAACGGCCGCACCGTGTACAGCCTCCCGCACCGCGCTCGCGTGGTCGAGGACTCGCAGGGCAACGCCCTCTTCCTCGACTACAAGGGCCGCAAGGTCGCCGACGCGTAA
- the rnc gene encoding ribonuclease III, with protein MPFGVRVDPELLELALTHRSWAYENGGAPHNERLEFLGDSILGQAVTLKLYRDYPELSEGELAKRRSALVSTVALAEVARGLGIGASLRLGKGERQTGGRDKDSILADTVEAIIGAVYLSTDGETANRFVLDLVAPLFADPERFTAAVDPKTSLQKEAAQRGLSHPPYETTGTGPDHDRRYTSRVTLDGATGVGEGTSKKVAELAAARDAVEQLLEARRRRAERGAGK; from the coding sequence ATGCCCTTCGGGGTGCGAGTCGATCCCGAGCTGCTCGAGCTCGCCCTCACGCACCGTTCCTGGGCGTATGAGAACGGCGGGGCGCCCCACAACGAACGCCTTGAGTTTCTTGGCGACTCCATCCTGGGTCAGGCCGTCACCCTCAAGCTCTACCGCGACTACCCCGAGCTGAGCGAGGGCGAACTCGCGAAGCGCCGCTCGGCGCTCGTGTCGACCGTGGCGCTCGCCGAGGTGGCGCGCGGTCTCGGCATCGGCGCCTCGCTGCGGCTCGGCAAGGGCGAGCGCCAGACCGGTGGGCGCGACAAGGACTCGATCCTCGCCGACACCGTCGAGGCGATCATCGGCGCCGTCTACCTGTCGACCGACGGCGAGACGGCGAACCGTTTCGTGCTCGACCTCGTGGCCCCGCTGTTCGCCGACCCCGAACGGTTCACGGCGGCCGTCGATCCGAAGACCTCGCTGCAGAAGGAGGCCGCCCAGCGCGGCCTGTCGCACCCGCCCTACGAGACCACCGGCACCGGCCCGGATCACGATCGGCGATACACCTCGCGCGTGACGCTCGACGGTGCGACCGGAGTCGGCGAGGGCACCAGCAAGAAGGTGGCCGAGCTCGCCGCCGCGCGCGACGCCGTCGAGCAGCTGCTCGAGGCCCGTCGCCGTCGCGCCGAGCGCGGCGCCGGGAAGTAG